From Calothrix sp. PCC 6303, a single genomic window includes:
- a CDS encoding TrkH family potassium uptake protein: MSVSRTICLGFLAVILFGSICLMMPFSTSSGTWNDPIVALFTSTSAVCVTGLSVVDPGTYFSFWGQFFIALLAQIGGLGYMTTTTFLIMLIGKRFDLRQKIAIQQALDRPGISGSNQILRSIIATTLIFEITGVFLLLPAFVPQYGWNQGLWLAVFHSINSWNNAGFSLFKDNLVGYQSSPLVVFTVTGLIIFGGIGYQVILEAFVWLRERLASRKLRIGQRSENRLFSLDFKVATSTTLILLVLGTIAFVAVEFRNSGTLKNLSFGDQLLSAWFQSVTARTAGFNTIDIGKMTNAGLFITIALMFIGACPGGTGGGIKTTTIRVLTSCTKSILQGKEEVLLYKRKIALSLILKAVGVFIASIATVIASTTLIALTDPELNFIQILFEVVSAFGTVGLSTGITGSVTIAAKLILIVTMYIGRVGILLLMSAILGDPRQTRIHYPEENLLVG, translated from the coding sequence ATGAGCGTCTCCAGGACAATTTGTTTAGGCTTTCTTGCAGTTATCCTTTTCGGTAGCATCTGTTTAATGATGCCTTTTTCCACCAGTAGCGGTACCTGGAATGATCCAATTGTGGCGCTATTTACCTCCACCTCCGCAGTTTGTGTTACAGGTTTATCGGTTGTTGATCCCGGTACATACTTTTCCTTTTGGGGACAGTTTTTTATTGCGCTACTAGCACAAATTGGTGGTTTAGGCTATATGACTACTACCACTTTTTTAATTATGCTGATTGGTAAAAGATTTGATTTACGACAAAAAATTGCCATTCAACAAGCTTTAGATCGTCCAGGGATAAGTGGAAGCAACCAAATTCTTCGCTCAATTATTGCTACAACTCTAATTTTTGAGATTACCGGAGTATTTTTACTACTTCCGGCATTTGTACCGCAATATGGCTGGAATCAAGGGTTGTGGTTAGCAGTTTTTCATAGCATCAATTCTTGGAATAATGCAGGTTTTAGCCTTTTTAAAGACAACCTAGTTGGTTATCAATCCTCACCCTTGGTGGTGTTTACAGTGACAGGGTTGATTATTTTTGGTGGAATTGGCTATCAAGTCATTTTAGAAGCATTTGTCTGGTTACGCGAACGACTTGCGTCGCGCAAGCTTCGCATCGGGCAACGAAGTGAGAATCGGTTATTCTCACTAGATTTCAAAGTTGCCACCAGCACGACTCTGATTCTTTTGGTATTAGGAACAATTGCCTTTGTGGCAGTTGAATTTAGAAACTCTGGAACTCTGAAAAATCTCAGTTTTGGGGATCAGCTATTATCTGCTTGGTTCCAATCGGTGACTGCCCGTACAGCAGGTTTTAATACCATTGATATTGGTAAAATGACTAATGCTGGTCTTTTTATTACCATAGCTTTAATGTTTATTGGTGCTTGTCCTGGTGGTACGGGAGGCGGTATAAAAACTACTACTATTCGGGTTTTAACTAGCTGTACCAAGTCAATTTTACAAGGCAAGGAAGAGGTTTTATTATATAAGCGAAAAATCGCACTTTCACTAATTTTAAAAGCGGTTGGTGTTTTTATCGCTTCTATTGCCACAGTTATTGCTTCCACAACTTTAATCGCCCTTACCGATCCCGAATTAAACTTTATTCAAATACTTTTTGAAGTTGTCTCCGCTTTTGGAACAGTGGGACTTTCAACTGGAATTACTGGTAGTGTGACAATTGCTGCCAAACTGATTTTAATTGTCACTATGTATATTGGAAGGGTGGGAATTTTACTCCTAATGTCGGCGATTTTGGGTGATCCTCGTCAAACTCGAATTCATTACCCAGAGGAAAATCTATTAGTTGGATAA
- a CDS encoding methyltransferase domain-containing protein: MSATLYRDIQQFYDASSKLWEDIWGEHMHHGYYGVDGKTKKERRQAQIDLIEELLKWSQVDTATNILDVGCGIGGSTLYLANKYQANATGITLSPVQADRAKERARGLGLGERVNFQVANALEMPFADNSFDLVWSLESGEHMPDKVKFLQECHRVLKPGGKLIMVTWCHRPTDNSPLTAEEQKQLQEIYRVYCLPYVISLPEYQAIASQLPLYNLRTDDWSQAVAPFWNVVIDSAITPQAIWGLLCSGWTTIQGALSLGLMQRGYETGLIRFGLVCGNK, encoded by the coding sequence ATGAGTGCAACACTTTACCGCGATATTCAGCAATTTTACGATGCTTCTTCCAAATTGTGGGAAGATATTTGGGGCGAACATATGCACCATGGTTACTATGGTGTGGATGGAAAAACTAAGAAAGAACGTCGTCAGGCACAAATTGATTTAATAGAAGAACTGTTAAAGTGGTCACAAGTAGATACCGCTACTAATATTTTAGATGTCGGCTGCGGAATTGGTGGCAGCACTTTATACTTAGCCAATAAATATCAAGCCAATGCCACCGGGATTACATTAAGTCCGGTGCAAGCGGATAGGGCAAAAGAAAGGGCTAGGGGATTAGGACTAGGTGAAAGAGTTAACTTTCAAGTGGCGAATGCTTTAGAAATGCCCTTTGCCGATAATAGCTTTGATTTGGTTTGGTCATTGGAAAGTGGTGAACACATGCCAGATAAAGTCAAATTTTTGCAAGAATGCCACCGAGTGTTAAAACCAGGTGGCAAACTAATTATGGTGACATGGTGTCATCGTCCAACTGACAATTCCCCACTCACAGCCGAAGAACAAAAACAACTGCAAGAGATTTATCGAGTTTACTGCTTACCTTACGTGATATCCTTGCCAGAGTATCAAGCGATCGCATCTCAACTGCCGCTATATAATTTGCGTACAGATGATTGGTCACAAGCAGTAGCACCATTTTGGAACGTAGTGATAGATTCGGCAATAACTCCCCAAGCGATTTGGGGTTTGCTGTGTTCTGGGTGGACAACAATTCAAGGTGCTTTATCTTTGGGATTAATGCAACGAGGATATGAAACAGGTTTAATTCGGTTTGGTTTGGTATGTGGGAATAAATAA
- a CDS encoding homogentisate phytyltransferase, with the protein MTSISKTPESNWFYSLWKFSRPHTIIGTTLSVLGIYFITRGIHNQTISPISLIGAWVACILGNIYIVGLNQLEDIEIDKINKPHLPLAAGEYSIPTGKSIVATCGILALLIAFFQSPYLLGMVGISLLIGTAYSLPPIRFKRFPLLAAICIFSVRGAIVNLGLYLHYNWTIQQPPTIPATIWIITLFVLIFTIAIAIFKDIPDMEGDAQYNIATLSLKLGKETVFKLSLWIITTCYLGIIITGNLQPNLNHIFLTVTHLIPLIWMWQKSRKIDLESKAEITNFYQFIWKLFFLEYLVFPIATLT; encoded by the coding sequence ATGACTAGCATCTCCAAAACACCTGAGAGTAATTGGTTCTACTCACTATGGAAATTTTCCCGTCCCCACACCATCATCGGTACAACTTTGAGTGTGTTGGGAATCTACTTTATTACTAGAGGCATCCACAATCAAACTATTTCTCCCATTTCCCTAATAGGTGCTTGGGTAGCTTGCATCTTAGGGAACATCTATATAGTAGGACTCAACCAACTCGAAGATATCGAAATCGACAAAATCAATAAACCCCATCTTCCCCTAGCAGCCGGAGAATATTCCATCCCCACAGGCAAATCCATTGTTGCTACTTGTGGAATCCTCGCCTTACTTATCGCCTTCTTCCAAAGTCCCTATTTACTAGGAATGGTAGGAATAAGTTTATTAATTGGTACAGCTTACTCCCTCCCACCAATCCGGTTCAAAAGATTTCCCCTACTAGCAGCAATCTGTATATTTTCAGTTAGGGGAGCCATAGTCAACCTGGGGTTATACCTGCACTACAACTGGACAATCCAGCAACCGCCAACAATTCCAGCAACAATTTGGATAATAACGCTATTTGTACTTATATTCACAATAGCGATCGCCATCTTCAAAGACATCCCCGACATGGAAGGCGATGCCCAATATAATATTGCCACCCTGAGCCTAAAATTGGGAAAAGAAACAGTTTTCAAGCTTTCCCTATGGATTATCACCACCTGCTACCTGGGAATAATCATCACCGGAAACCTCCAACCCAATCTCAACCATATATTCCTCACCGTTACCCATCTCATCCCCCTAATCTGGATGTGGCAAAAAAGTAGAAAAATCGATTTAGAAAGCAAAGCTGAAATCACCAACTTCTACCAATTCATCTGGAAGCTATTCTTCCTTGAGTATTTAGTATTTCCCATCGCAACCCTAACTTGA